The following coding sequences are from one Eucalyptus grandis isolate ANBG69807.140 chromosome 11, ASM1654582v1, whole genome shotgun sequence window:
- the LOC104424272 gene encoding uncharacterized protein LOC104424272 has protein sequence MLRLPLLPISLPLQAPKPRAPSCRATLNLITDSNSFQVGRLLGSYGFINVTSYSGLQSSSNSGQFKTQDVGEGSVKIRLYEGRVVQGPLSGSSVIFKVYPGQRAGGAEADMMAANELNCHAFLQSSPKGISQNLLILIGGFETTTGEQWLAFRNDGIYSAADYAKVSSEKLSKSQSLGGGMSWNYFEQEEMVRRKRFFVIKLLQGAMLGLAFMHEHERLHQSLGPSSVVLNTIRERDAAYLVPRLRDLAFSVDIRYSYLEEGRGMLSQQLWRRAAAGGAFTPFEKRAFAIADDIYEAGLLLAYLAFVPFCESGIIDSLSLQRLLENTFQLDIEATREYCLADDRLLEAVKFLDLGDGAGWELLQAMLNPDYRKRPIAEAVAKHRFLTGAVL, from the exons ATGCTTCGCCTTCCACTCCTCCCCATCTCGCTCCCTCTTCAAGCTCCCAAGCCTCGCGCTCCCAGTTGCAGAGCCACTCTCAACCTCATCACCGACTCCAATTCCTTCCAGGTCGGACGCCTGCTGGGCAGCTATGGCTTCATCAACGTCACCAG CTATTCGGGCCTCCAATCGAGTTCGAATTCTGGGCAGTTCAAGACCCAGGACGTCGGTGAAGGCAGCGTCAAAATCAG GCTTTACGAAGGCAGAGTCGTCCAGGGTCCCCTCTCTGGCTCTTCCGTCATCTTTAAG GTGTATCCTGGACAACGAGCTGGTGGTGCTGAGGCCGATATGATGGCTGCCAACGAGCTCAATTGTCATGCCTTCCTTCAG AGCAGTCCAAAAGGCATCTCTCAGAATCTTTTGATCCTGATAGGTGGCTTTGAGACAACAACTGGGGAACAG TGGCTTGCTTTCCGGAATGATGGCATATATAGTGCTGCAGACTATGCAAAAGTCTCCagtgaaaaattatcaaagagcCAATCTCTGGGAGGGGGCATGTCATGGAACTACTTTGAACAAGAAGAGATGGTCAGACGCAAAAGATTCTTCGTCATTAAGCTTCTGCAAGGTGCTATGCTCGGTCTTGCTTTCATGCATGAGCATGAAAGGTTACATCAGAGTCTTGGTCCTTCTTCTGTTGTTCTCAA TACCATAAGGGAGAGGGATGCTGCTTACCTGGTTCCACGCCTTAGAGACCTAGCATTTTCTGTCGATATCAG GTACTCATACCTAGAAGAGGGTCGTGGAATGCTTTCTCAACAACTTTGGAGACGTGCAGCTGCTGGTGGTGCCTTTACACCATTTGAGAAAAGAGCCTTTGCAATAGCAGATGACAT ATATGAAGCGGGTCTTCTTTTGGCTTACCTGGCCTTTGTTCCATTTTGTGAATCTGGCATAATTGATAGTCTCTCTTTGCAG AGGCTACTGGAGAACACTTTCCAACTAGATATTGAAGCCACAAGAGA GTATTGTTTGGCAGATGACCGCTTATTAGAAGCCGTGAAGTTTCTTGATCTAGGTGATGGAGCTGGTTGGGAGTTGCTTCAG GCTATGCTCAATCCTGACTATCGAAAACGGCCAATAGCAGAAGCTGTAGCGAAGCACCGATTCTTGACTGGTGCTGTTCTCTGA
- the LOC104424274 gene encoding binding partner of ACD11 1 produces the protein MAIRTVKVNNLSLTASEQNIREFFSFSGEIDRVEMHSDDERCQIAYVTFKNPEGAETAAMLSGATIVDQAVTIALAPDYKEPDDASSFPTETENKGAAAASPVQKAEEVVSSMLAKGFVLGKDALNRAKALDEKHRVTATATATVASIDQKIGLSEKFSAGTTVVNEKMKEVDQKFQVSEKTKSAIAAAEQTASTAGSAIMSNRYVLTGAAWVAGAYSRVTKAAGEVGQKTQEKPVAEEESQGRKT, from the exons ATGGCG ATAAGGACGGTGAAAGTCAATAACCTTTCCTTGACAGCATCTGAGCAAAACATAAGGgagttcttctctttttccgGTGAAATCGATCGTGTTGAAATGCATAG TGATGATGAACGGTGCCAGATTGCATATGTTACTTTCAAGAATCCTGAAGGAGCAGAGACTGCAGCTATGCTTTCG GGTGCGACCATTGTCGATCAGGCAGTCACTATAGCTCTAGCACCAGATTACAAAGAACCAGATGATGCTTCCTCATTTCCGACT GAAACTGAGAACAAGGGAGCTGCTGCTGCATCTCCTGTCCAGAAGGCAGAGGAAGTCGTAAGCAGCATGCTAGCTAAGGGATTTGTCTTAGGCAAAGATGCGCTTAACAGAGCAAAAGCATTGGATGAGAAACACCGTGTCACTGCAACTGCTACAGCAACAGTTGCTTCTATAGACCAGAAGATCGGTCTAAGTGAAAAATTCAGTGCTGGAACAACTGTAGtgaatgagaaaatgaaggaagtgGACCAGAAGTTCCAGGTTTCGGAGAAGACAAAATCTGCAATAGCAGCTGCGGAGCAGACAGCAAGCACTGCAGGGTCCGCCATCATGAGTAACCGTTATGTGCTGACTGGGGCCGCATGGGTCGCTGGTGCATATAGCAGGGTCACCAAGGCAGCTGGGGAAGTGGGGCAGAAGACACAAGAGAAGCCAGTGGCTGAGGAGGAATCACAGGGAAGGAAAACCTGA
- the LOC104424275 gene encoding TOM1-like protein 1, producing the protein MSDNNLMDKVSALGERLKISGAEVGRKMSAGMSSMSFKVKELIQGPTQGDKLVEDATSESLNGPDWALNLQVCDMINHESFDRGEVIRGIKRRLNSTSPRIQYLALVLLETCVKNCDMAFCEVASERVLDDMVKLIDDPQTIVSNRNKALMMIEAWGESGRELRYLPVYEETYKSLKARGICFPGRDDESLAPIFTPPTTVMDSEPDVTLARRAQHDSCIPTFTAEQIKEALEVARNSIELLAAVLSSSPKQDVLQDELTTALVEQCHEAQHKVQRIAETAGDDEAVLFAALKVNDDARRVFSKYEELREPVTAAPTQLGPEPLSYRRGREGRHEDMTDDLDEIIFGKKGGGRSEPKQDDLISL; encoded by the exons ATGAGTGACAATAATTTGATGGACAAAGTGAGCGCATTGGGCGAGCGTCTGAAGATTAGCGGGGCTGAAGTAGGCCGAAAGATGAGCGCCGGCATGAGCTCGATGAGCTTCAAGGTGAAGGAGCTAATCCAAGGCCCCACCCAGGGGGATAAGCTTGTCGAGGACGCTACCTCCGAGTCACTCAATGGACCTGATTGGGCCCTGAATCTTCAAGTGTGTGACATGATTAATCACGAGAGTTTCGACCGCGGGGAAGTGATCCGTGGCATAAAAAGACGCTTAAATTCGACGAGCCCCAGGATCCAATACTTAGCTCTGGTCTTGCTGGAGACTTGTGTCAAAAACTGCGACATGGCATTCTGCGAGGTGGCTTCCGAGAGGGTTCTTGACGACATGGTCAAGTTGATTGATGACCCGCAGACTATTGTTAGTAACCGGAACAAAGCCCTGATGATGATCGAAGCATGGGGAGAGTCGGGTCGGGAACTCAGGTACCTGCCTGTTTATGAAGAGACATATAAG AGCTTAAAGGCCAGGGGCATTTGCTTTCCGGGTCGTGATGATGAAAGTTTGGCACCTATTTTCACTCCACCCACTACAGTCATGGATTCAGAACCGGATGTTACCCTTGCCCGACGTGCGCAACATGATTCGTGCATTCCTACTTTTACTGCTGAGCAGATCAAGGAGGCACTTGAGGTTGCCAGAAACAGTATCGAGCTTCTTGCCGCAGTTTTATCCTCCTCACCGAAACAAGATGTTTTACAG GACGAGTTGACAACCGCACTGGTGGAGCAGTGTCATGAAGCTCAACACAAAGTGCAGAGAATCGCGGAGACAGCAGGAGATGATGAGGCGGTGCTCTTCGCAGCCTTGAAAGTGAACGACGATGCCCGGAGAGTCTTCTCCAAGTATGAAGAGCTGCGGGAACCAGTCACGGCAGCTCCGACGCAGCTAGGACCAGAACCTCTGAGCTATAGAAGGGGGAGGGAAGGGAGGCATGAGGACATGACGGACGATCTGGACGAGATCATATTTGGTAAGAAAGGCGGGGGTAGATCTGAACCAAAGCAAGACGACCTCATTTCCTTGTGA
- the LOC104424276 gene encoding probable arabinosyltransferase ARAD1: protein MAGKHLPPSFLHHRRLRSPAVLFPLLLLLLLFLYLLFSSSLSASFRDPAPPSSPSADPDTSFLISLERFLSRRSSSSSSSSALDDTASAAADDDAVVRKFDDAVFASESERLRGDPYYPLDLPLRVYVYEMPRKFTHDLLALFWSTYKETSNLTSNGSPVHRLIEQHSVDYWLWADLIAPESERLLKNVVRVHRQEEADLFYIPFFTTISFFLLEKQQCKALYREALKWVTDQPAWKRSEGRDHILPVHHPWSFKSVRRYVKNAIWLLPDMDSTGNWYKPGQVSLEKDLILPYSPNVDLCDAKCLSDSQSKRTTLLFFRGRLKRNAGGKIRAKLVAELSGADGVVIEEGSAGDAGKAAAQSGMRRCIFCLSPAGDTPSSARLFDAIVSGCIPVIASDELELPFEGILDYRKIALFVSSSDAVQPGWLLTYLRNVSTAQVRRLQSNLAKYSRHFIYSNPAKRLGPEDLVWRMMAGKVVNIRLHTRRSQRVVKESRSICTCDCRRANITNSMSLR, encoded by the exons ATGGCGGGCAAACATCTCCCGCCGTCGTTCCTCCACCACCGCCGGCTCAGGTCCCCGGCGGTCCTCTTCcctctgctcctcctcctcctcctcttcctctacctcctcttctcctcctctctctccgcTTCCTTCCGCGATCCGGCGCCCCCCTCTTCTCCCTCCGCGGACCCCGACACCTCGTTCTTGATCTCTCTGGAGCGCTTCCTCTCtcgccgctcctcctcctcctcctcctcctccgcgcTCGACGACACGGCCAGTGCGGCGGCGGACGACGACGCCGTCGTCAGGAAGTTCGACGACGCCGTCTTTGCGTCGGAGAGTGAGAGGTTGCGGGGAGATCCGTACTACCCGCTCGATTTGCCGCTCCGGGTGTACGTCTACGAGATGCCCCGCAAATTCACCCACGATCTGCTCGCGCTGTTTTGGAGCACTTACAAGGAGACCTCTAATCTCACCTCCAATGGAAGCCCCGTGCATCGCCTCATCGAGCAg CATTCCGTAGATTACTGGCTTTGGGCAGATCTCATTGCTCCTGAATCGGAAAGGCTCTTGAAGAATGTAGTCAGAGTCCACAGGCAAGAAGAGGCCGACCTATTCTACATTCCCTTCTTCACCACAATCAGCTTCTTCTTGCTGGAGAAACAACAATGCAAGGCGCTTTATAGG GAAGCCCTCAAGTGGGTAACGGATCAGCCTGCTTGGAAACGATCCGAGGGCAGGGATCACATACTTCCAGTTCATCATCCATGGTCCTTTAAATCTGTTCGGAGATATGTGAAGAATGCTATTTGGCTCCTACCAGACATGGATTCAACTGGGAACTG GTACAAGCCGGGACAAGTTTCACTGGAAAAGGATCTAATACTTCCTTATTCACCGAACGTGGATCTATGTGATGCCAAATGCTTGTCAGACAGCCAATCAAAGAGAACCACTCTGCTATTCTTCCGGGGGCGATTAAAGAGGAATGCG GGAGGAAAGATACGTGCTAAACTTGTAGCTGAACTGAGTGGTGCAGATGGGGTTGTCATTGAGGAGGGAAGTGCTGGAGATGCTGGGAAGGCAGCAGCTCAGAGTGGAATGCGAAG GTGTATCTTCTGCTTAAGCCCAGCTGGTGACACTCCATCATCTGCGCGGCTTTTTGATGCTATCGTCAGTGGGTGCATCCCAGTCATAGCGAGTGATGAATTGGAGCTTCCCTTTGAAGGGATACTGGACTACAGAAAG ATAGCTCTCTTTgtttcttcgagcgatgctgtTCAACCAGGCTGGCTTTTAACGTATCTCAGAAATGTCAGCACTGCTCAAGTCAGAAGATTGCAAAGCAATCTTGCTAAG TATTCTCGGCACTTCATCTATTCAAATCCAGCTAAGCGCCTGGGTCCTGAAGACTTGGTCTGGAGAATG ATGGCTGGTAAGGTGGTGAACATTAGGCTACACACGAGGAGATCGCAGCGGGTGGTAAAAGAGTCAAGAAGCATATGCACTTGCGACTGCAGGCGGGCCAATATTACGAACTCAATGTCCCTGCGGTGA
- the LOC104424277 gene encoding cellulose synthase-like protein D3 encodes MASKSFKASRSTLSQSSESADLRPPLPPTVTFGRRTSSGRYVSYSRDDLDSELGSGDFVNYTVHIPPTPDNQPMDPSISQKVEEQYVSNSLFTGGFNSVTRAHLMDKVIESEASHPQMAGAKGSSCAIPGCDAKVMSDERGMDILPCECDFKICRDCYIDAVKTGGGICPGCKEPYKNTDLDEIAVDNGRPLPLPPPGGMSKMERRLSLMKSTKSVLMRSQTGDFDHNRWLFETRGTYGYGNAIWPKDGGFTGKDDDVVEPTELMNKPWRPLTRKLKIPAAILSPYRLLIFVRMVVLGLFLAWRVSHPNNDAVWLWGMSVVCEIWFAFSWLLDQLPKLCPVNRSTDLNVLREKFETPGLNNPTGKSDLPGVDVFVSTADPEKEPPLVTANTILSILAADYPVEKLACYVSDDGGALLTFEAMAEAASFANIWVPFCRKHNIEPRNPESYFNLKRDPYKNKVKEDFVKDRRRVKREYDEFKVRINGLPESIRRRSDAYHAREEIQAMKNQRNNRDDEPVETLKIPKATWMADGTHWPGTWMNPGPEHSRGDHAGIIQVMLKPPSDEPLLGTADDAKIINLTDVDIRLPLLVYVSREKRPGYDHNKKAGAMNALVRASAIMSNGPFMLNLDCDHYIYNSQALREGMCFMMDRGGDRICYVQFPQRFEGIDPSDRYANHNTVFFDVNMRALDGLQGPVYVGTGCLFRRVALYGFDPPRAKEHQPGCCSCCFDRRKKVASTSEEKRALRMGDSDDEEMNLSLIPKRFGNSTFLIDSIPVAEFQGRPLADHPAVKNGRPPGALTIPRDLLDASTVAEAISVISCWYEDKTEWGHRVGWIYGSVTEDVVTGYRMHNRGWKSVYCVTKRDAFRGTAPINLTDRLHQVLRWATGSVEIFFSRNNALLASPRMKLLQRIAYLNVGIYPFTSIFLIVYCFLPALSLFSGQFIVQTLNVTFLTYLLTITLTLCMLAVLEIKWSGIELEEWWRNEQFWLIGGTSAHLAAVLQGLLKVVAGIEISFTLTSKSGGDDVDDEFADLYVVKWTSLMIPPITIMMTNLIAIAVGFSRTIYSVIPQWSRLIGGVFFSFWVLAHLYPFAKGLMGRRGRTPTIVFVWSGLIAITISLLWVAISPPAGSTQIGGSFQFP; translated from the exons ATGGCGTCCAAATCGTTCAAGGCAAGCAGATCGACATTATCTCAAAGCTCGGAGTCAGCTGACCTCAGGCCTCCACTGCCTCCTACCGTGACCTTCGGTAGAAGAACTTCATCGGGGCGCTATGTCAGCTACTCGAGGGATGATCTCGACAGCGAACTCGGGAGTGGTGATTTTGTCAACTATACGGTTCACATCCCTCCCACCCCTGATAATCAACCGATGGATCCATCGATCTCGCAGAAGGTCGAGGAGCAGTACGTGTCGAATTCTCTCTTTACGGGCGGATTCAATAGTGTCACTCGAGCTCATTTGATGGACAAGGTCATTGAATCCGAAGCTAGTCATCCCCAGATGGCTGGCGCTAAAGGATCCTCTTGCGCAATCCCTGGTTGCGATGCCAAGGTGATGAGTGATGAGCGGGGCATGGATATACTCCCTTGTGAATGTGACTTCAAGATTTGCCGCGATTGCTACATTGATGCAGTGAAGACAGGCGGTGGAATTTGCCCAGGATGTAAGGAGCCTTATAAGAACACGGATTTGGATGAGATTGCAGTGGATAATGGGCGCCCCCTTCCGCTTCCACCACCTGGTGGCATGTCCAAAATGGAAAGACGGTTGTCGCTGATGAAATCAACAAAATCTGTTCTCATGAGGAGCCAGACCGGTGATTTTGATCATAACAGGTGGTTGTTCGAAACGAGGGGCACATATGGATATGGAAATGCTATATGGCCCAAGGATGGGGGTTTTACTGGAAAGGACGATGATGTGGTGGAGCCAACTGAGTTGATGAACAAACCATGGCGTCCTCTGACTAGGAAACTCAAGATCCCTGCTGCTATTCTCAGCCCATATAG gcttctcatttttgttcgGATGGTTGTTCTTGGGCTGTTTCTGGCATGGAGAGTTAGTCACCCAAACAATGATGCTGTTTGGCTGTGGGGCATGTCTGTGGTCTGTGAGATATGGTTTGCTTTCTCTTGGCTTCTTGACCAACTTCCCAAGCTCTGCCCAGTTAATCGCTCTACGGATCTTAATGttttgagagagaaatttgaaactCCTGGGCTGAATAATCCCACTGGGAAGTCTGACCTCCCTGGAGTCGATGTTTTTGTCTCGACTGCTGATCCAGAGAAAGAACCGCCTCTTGTCACTGCAAACACCATCCTGTCCATTCTAGCTGCTGATTACCCAGTCGAAAAGCTAGCTTGCTATGTTTCGGATGATGGAGGTGCACTTCTAACCTTCGAGGCCATGGCAGAAGCTGCAAGTTTTGCAAACATTTGGGTTCCTTTTTGTCGGAAGCATAATATAGAGCCTAGGAACCCCGAATCATATTTCAACCTGAAAAGGGATCCTTACAAAAATAAAGTCAAGGAAGACTTTGTCAAAGATCGTCGGCGGGTAAAGCGTGAATATGATGAGTTCAAGGTACGTATCAATGGACTGCCCGAGTCAATCCGCCGCCGATCCGATGCCTATCATGCTAGGGAGGAAATCCAGGCAATGAAGAATCAGAGAAACAACAGAGATGATGAACCAGTGGAGACTCTGAAGATTCCAAAAGCGACGTGGATGGCTGATGGAACACATTGGCCAGGGACTTGGATGAATCCTGGACCAGAGCACTCTAGGGGTGACCATGCTGGTATTATCCAG GTGATGTTAAAACCGCCAAGCGATGAACCACTGCTTGGCACTGCTGATGATGCTAAGATAATAAACCTTACTGATGTTGATATCCGCCTTCCCTTGCTTGTTTACGTATCCCGTGAAAAGCGTCCTGGCTATGATCACAACAAAAAGGCAGGGGCTATGAATGCGCTAGTCCGTGCCTCAGCCATTATGTCTAATGGCCCCTTCATGCTCAACCTTGATTGTGACCACTACATCTACAACTCACAGGCATTGAGGGAAGGGATGTGCTTCATGATGGACAGAGGCGGGGACCGCATTTGCTATGTCCAATTTCCCCAGAGATTTGAGGGTATTGATCCATCCGATCGTTATGCCAATCACAACACTGTCTTCTTTGACGTGAATATGCGAGCCCTTGACGGGCTCCAAGGCCCTGTCTATGTGGGAACAGGATGCCTCTTCCGGAGGGTTGCTCTGTATGGGTTTGACCCCCCACGTGCAAAAGAGCATCAACCTGGTTGCTGTAGCTGCTGCTTTGATCGTCGCAAAAAGGTGGCTAGTACCTCAGAAGAGAAAAGGGCCTTAAGAATGGGTGATTCTGATGATGAAGAGATGAACCTCTCCCTAATCCCTAAGAGGTTTGGGAACTCAACTTTCCTGATCGATTCAATACCAGTGGCAGAATTTCAAGGTCGCCCCCTAGCAGATCACCCTGCTGTGAAGAATGGACGTCCACCGGGTGCGCTCACCATTCCCAGGGATCTTCTTGATGCATCTACTGTTGCAGAAGCAATCAGTGTCATCTCCTGTTGGTATGAGGATAAGACAGAGTGGGGGCACCGTGTGGGATGGATTTATGGCTCAGTTACTGAAGACGTGGTCACAGGGTACAGAATGCACAACCGAGGATGGAAATCAGTTTATTGTGTGACTAAGCGCGATGCCTTCAGGGGAACTGCTCCTATTAATCTTACTGATAGGCTCCATCAAGTCCTTCGCTGGGCCACTGGCTCAGTTGAGATTTTCTTCTCGCGCAACAATGCCCTCTTGGCTAGCCCAAGAATGAAACTGCTCCAGAGGATAGCATACCTTAACGTTGGTATCTACCCCTTCACATCCATATTCCTGATTGTCTATTGCTTCCTCCCAGCCCTTTCCCTCTTTTCGGGCCAGTTCATCGTCCAGACGTTGAATGTTACGTTCCTCACCTACCTCTTGACCATCACCCTTACTTTGTGCATGCTTGCGGTGCTTGAGATTAAGTGGTCTGGTATTGAGCTAGAGGAGTGGTGGCGGAATGAGCAGTTTTGGCTGATTGGTGGCACCAGTGCGCACCTTGCTGCTGTGCTTCAGGGGTTACTGAAAGTAGTTGCTGGGATTGAAATTTCTTTCACGCTTACGTCGAAGTCTGGTggtgatgatgttgatgatgagTTCGCTGATCTCTACGTAGTCAAGTGGACATCCCTGATGATACCGCCAATTACTATTATGATGACGAATTTAATTGCTATAGCAGTTGGGTTTAGCAGGACAATTTACAGTGTGATTCCTCAATGGAGCCGTTTGATAGGTGGGGTCTTCTTCAGTTTTTGGGTCTTGGCTCATCTGTATCCTTTTGCAAAGGGGCTCATGGGAAGACGTGGGCGCACCCCTACCATTGTTTTCGTTTGGTCAGGACTCATTGCAATCACCATATCACTTCTTTGGGTGGCAATCAGCCCCCCAGCTGGGTCAACCCAAATCGGTGGCTCTTTCCAGTTCCCCTGA
- the LOC104426932 gene encoding FAS1 domain-containing protein SELMODRAFT_448915 → MATFRALFILLVALNSHSPATAQSNSPRNPHLLTAIEEMKQADYFSFVMLINMSPPVLFEGNLTFFMPDDGMLSRIVLPTNDVSHFVLRHSIPKPLLFDYLEHIPTGSLIPTSAPGYLVRIDNKGCRSYFLDDVRITKPNVCVAGSSIRCHGIDGVLLPVTNVTESPSPPCPGNTAAVTAMPTPPPPPPPASDVIQSLSSASPAPATAASPFSPREKSASSRRLGAKGLVNSLLSGIIISAMMESRRNVL, encoded by the coding sequence ATGGCGACCTTCAGAGCCTTGTTTATCCTTCTTGTGGCACTCAACAGTCATTCACCAGCCACCGCCCAATCCAACTCACCAAGAAACCCGCACCTCCTCACCGCAATTGAAGAGATGAAACAAGCCGATTATTTCTCCTTCGTCATGCTCATAAACATGTCCCCTCCCGTCCTATTCGAAGGTAACCTCACCTTCTTTATGCCCGACGACGGGATGCTGTCAAGGATCGTTCTACCCACAAATGATGTCTCCCATTTCGTGCTTCGTCATTCTATACCCAAGCCTTTGCTCTTCGACTACCTCGAACACATACCGACCGGTTCTCTCATTCCAACGTCAGCTCCAGGGTACCTGGTCAGAATCGACAACAAAGGATGCAGGAGCTACTTTCTCGACGATGTTAGAATCACTAAACCGAATGTGTGCGTGGCGGGGTCTTCAATTAGGTGCCATGGCATTGACGGGGTGTTGCTGCCGGTGACGAACGTCACCGAATCTCCATCACCTCCTTGCCCTGGTAACACTGCTGCCGTCACAGCAATGCCAacgccacctccacctcctcctccagcGAGTGATGTGATTCAGTCGCTGAGTTCAGCTTCGCCTGCACCAGCCACGGCAGCAAGTCCATTCTCTCCCCGGGAGAAATCAGCTTCTTCGCGCCGGCTTGGTGCCAAAGGACTAGTAAATTCTCTATTGAGTGGGATTATTATCTCAGCCATGATGGAGTCCCGGAGGAATGTGTTGTAA
- the LOC104424278 gene encoding LOW QUALITY PROTEIN: 4-coumarate--CoA ligase 2 (The sequence of the model RefSeq protein was modified relative to this genomic sequence to represent the inferred CDS: inserted 1 base in 1 codon), whose product MISVAPSPETAPKNPSEVPQGEKREAPAACTIFRSKLPDIPIPNHLSLHSYCFEHVPQFPDRPCLISDSTGKSFSFSDALLLSRKVAAGLHNLGIRRGDVVMTLLQNCPEFAFSFMGASMIGAVTTTANPFYTPSEIFKQFAASRTKLVITQSLYVDKLRDHADGNGPTLGKDFVVVTVDDPPEGCVHFSVLGEANEEEXPEVAIHPDDPVALPFSSGTTGLPKGVILTHRNLITSIAQQVDGENPNLHLRAEDVMLCVLPLFHIYSLNSVLLCSLRAGAGVLLMHKFEIGTLLQLIERHRVSVAAVVPPLVLALAKNPLVEKFDLSSIRMVLSGAAPLGKELELALQTRLPGAILGQGYGMTEAGPVLSMCLGFAKQPFPTKSGSCGTVVRNAELKVIDPETGSSLGYNQPGEICIRGQQIMKGYLNDPEATSITIDADGWLHTGDIGYVDDDDEIFIVDRVKEIIKFKGFQVPPAELEALLVSHPSIADAAVVPQKDEVAGEVPVAFVVRSNGFELTEEAVKEFIAKQVVFYKKLHKVHFVHAIPKSPSGKILRKDLRAKLATAAPIS is encoded by the exons ATGATCTCCGTCGCTCCCTCCCCCGAAACCGCCCCCAAGAACCCCTCCGAAGTCCCTCAGGGGGAGAAGCGGGAGGCCCCAGCCGCATGCACCATCTTCCGATCGAAGCTCCCGGACATCCCCATCCCCAACCACCTCTCCCTCCATTCCTACTGCTTCGAGCACGTCCCCCAGTTCCCCGACCGCCCCTGCCTCATCTCCGACTCCACCGGCAAGAGTTTCTCCTTCTCCGACGCCCTGCTCCTCTCCCGCAAGGTCGCGGCCGGACTCCACAACCTCGGCATCCGCCGGGGCGACGTCGTCATGACCCTCCTCCAGAACTGCCCCGAGTTCGCCTTCTCCTTCATGGGCGCCTCCATGATCGGCGCCGTCACCACCACCGCCAACCCCTTCTACACTCCCTCCGAGATCTTCAAGCAGTTCGCGGCCTCCCGCACCAAGCTCGTCATCACTCAGTCCCTCTACGTCGACAAGCTCCGCGACCACGCCGACGGCAACGGCCCCACCCTCGGCAAGGACTTCGTCGTCGTCACCGTGGACGACCCGCCGGAGGGATGCGTCCACTTCTCGGTCCTCGGCGAGGCCAACGAGGAAG ACCCCGAGGTGGCGATCCACCCGGACGACCCGGTGGCGCTGCCGTTCTCGTCGGGGACGACGGGGCTGCCCAAGGGGGTGATCCTGACGCACCGCAACCTGATCACCAGCATAGCGCAGCAAGTGGACGGCGAGAACCCGAACCTCCACCTGAGGGCGGAGGACGTGATGCTGTGCGTGTTGCCGCTGTTCCACATCTACTCCCTCAACAGCgtgctgctctgctcgctccGCGCCGGGGCGGGAGTGCTGCTGATGCACAAGTTCGAGATAGGGACGTTGCTTCAGCTGATCGAGCGCCACCGGGTGTCGGTGGCCGCGGTGGTGCCACCTCTGGTGCTGGCCCTGGCCAAGAACCCCCTGGTCGAGAAGTTCGACCTCTCATCCATCCGCATGGTGCTGTCAGGGGCGGCGCCGCTGGGCaaggagctcgagctcgccctccAGACCCGCCTTCCCGGAGCCATCTTGGGCCAG GGATATGGAATGACGGAAGCGGGACCGGTGCTTTCTATGTGCTTGGGGTTCGCCAAGCAACCCTTCCCAACCAAATCGGGTTCGTGCGGGACGGTTGTTCGGAATGCAGAGCTCAAAGTCATCGACCCCGAGACCGGTTCCTCCCTTGGCTACAACCAGCCCGGCGAGATATGCATTCGTGGCCAGCAAATTATGAAAG GATACCTGAACGACCCCGAGGCGACTTCGATCACCATTGACGCGGATGGCTGGCTTCACACCGGTGACATAGGCTATgtcgatgatgatgatgagatctTCATTGTGGACAGAGTGaaggaaataatcaaattcaaGGGGTTCCAG GTGCCACCAGCCGAGCTTGAAGCGCTTCTAGTAAGCCACCCATCCATTGCGGATGCAGCTGTCGTCCC GCAAAAGGATGAAGTCGCCGGTGAAGTCCCGGTTGCATTTGTGGTGAGATCGAATGGCTTTGAACTGACGGAAGAAGCAGTTAAGGAGTTCATAGCCAAACAG GTGGTTTTCTATAAGAAGCTTCACAAGGTCCACTTCGTGCATGCAATCCCGAAGTCTCCGTCCGGGAAGATACTGAGGAAAGATCTCAGGGCCAAGTTAGCTACGGCGGCCCCCATTTCTTAA